The nucleotide sequence AGTCTTATAATCTGACGGACAATGATTTTGACCGGCAGTTCACACTCCTTTATGCTGGTGCGCTTTATGATTACAAATACGTAAAAACTATGGCGAGTGCTGCAGGAAACTGGAAGTTCTACGCGATCGCCGGCTTAATGCAGGCCTATACCTTTCAGGTGCTGGCAGATGTATATGATAAGATCCCTTTTTCTGATGCACTGAATGGTGAAGGAAACTTACAGCCCAAATATGATGACGGACCGGCTGTTTATGAAGGAATATTAGCGTTGATCGATGACGCACTGTCTAAAGATTTTACAGCATCAACGGTAAAGGATCCGGGGACCACAGATGTGATCTTTGGGGGGAATATGGCCAAATGGCAGCAGTTTGCCAATACCCTGAAACTGAAGATCTATCTCCGTTATGTAAATGTGGACGCTAATAAATACGCCACCCAGATCAAGGCATTGCTGGACGAAAACAACTTCCTGGCAGAAGACGCTGCATTTACTTCCTTTAAGGACCAGGAAACCGGTTACAACCCCTTCTATAACACATTTGTGAGCCGTTTGGCTGGTAATGTGATTGCAAATACAACCTTAATGAGCTGGCTGACCGAGCATGACGATGCCAGAAGGGGGGGGATATATAAAGCTTCCGAAACCGGCAATGCCTGGACCTCTTTAAATACAGGTGACTTTCAGACAACCCCCGGGGCAACCATTAAAAACTATGCAACACCTAATATCAATAGTACTTATCCGGTGTACTTTTTTACAAAAGAAGAGGTATTATTCCTGGTTGCCGAAGCAGAAGCCCGTTACGGTACTGCTGCCAAGGCAAAAGCAGCCTTCGATGCAGGTGTAGAAGCTTCGTTTAAAAGTTTTGGCCTGGCAGGAGACGCGATTGTATACCCATACAACGGTATACCATCGATTATTGAGCAAAAGTGGGTAGCAGCTGCCAATAAAAGAGCATTGGAAGCATTTTTTGACTATAACAGGACCGGATACCCGGCAAATACCTTTACCAAGTCAAAGACATCCATCTGGACAAACGATGATCGGCCCAAGCGGTTCTTTTTTCCGGCAAGCGAACGTAAATCTAATTCCAATACACCAAGCAGAGTCGACCTGAATGTACCGGTATGGTGGGCTAAAAAATAAAAAACAAAGACATGAATAAGAAAATACGAAATATACTGATTCTGTTGGCAGTGTGCGTTACCATGATATCCTCGTGCAAAAAAGATTCTAAAGGTGTATCTTTTGTAACAACTTATGCTGATATAGTACTGAAAAGCACCAGTACAATAGCATGGCAAATAGGTGAGCCATTTGTAGACCCGGGATTCACGGCAAATGAAGGAGAAACTGATCTTACTCAATCTGTGACCGTAAAGTCTAATGTGGATGTTTCAAAACCTGGTGTATACTCGGTGTCCTATACGGTTTCAAACAGCGATGGATTTCCTTCAACCGTAACCAGGGCAGTGGTCGTTTGCGAAACAGCAGCGCCATTAAACGGCTTTTACCAGTCCTCCATCGTCCGGAACGGTTCTACCAAGCGCGGGCCGTTTGCCCAGTTGATTTACGGGATCGGAAATAACCGGTACCATGTTCAGGATCTATTAGGAGGCTGGTATGATATAGGAAGCGCATACGGTCCGGCATATGCGGGTGCGGCAATCGTTGAGTTAAAAAATAATAATACATTCGAATTGATATCTTCAGAAGCTTTGGGATTCTCCGAAGGATCAGCTCCCATTTTTACAACACCGGCTACTTACAACCCACAAACAAAGACCATTGCTTTTACCAGTATGATGGCAGACACACCAGACTATTTGTTTGCGGTAACCATGGTTAATTCCGGATCTATAAATCAATAGTTAAAATTTGAAATTATGAAAAAGAGTAAAATATATTTATCAGGCAGCTTACTTATTCTGTCCCTTGTCTTTTTCTCCTGCCAGAAAAAAATTGAAAAGGAATATAGTTGGGCTTACCCGGTGGCTGGTGATTGGACACTAAAGGCTCATGTGGGTACCGATGAAGTAGCAGGACCTTTTGAGGTGAAAATTTATAATTCTTCCTTTGGTCAGGATTCCATCTGGATCGACGATTATAACGGCAACTTCTACCAGATAAAATTCAAGGCAAAAGTGGATATGTCGAATCTGACATTTCAAACAGGGGGGTCTAAAAATGCTATATCCGGATACGATATCGATGTGAAAGTAACAGATGGAAAGGTCATTAACAATGATAGTCTTTCCTTTAAAGTAGAGTTTTCGGATGATCCGGGAACGATCTTTACAGTAGCCGGTCACCGGACAACCTCTTACGACGAATATATGCAGAATTAATATAAGCTGTTTATAACCTATAAAAGGGAGCTGTTTCAAAAACGGCTCCCTTTTTATTTGAATGTGGATCGA is from Niabella beijingensis and encodes:
- a CDS encoding SusD/RagB family nutrient-binding outer membrane lipoprotein, which codes for MNIKNYILIFITAGVLGSGCKKGFFDINVSPNSPEEATPALVLPSGVAGSAFVFGGYYQAVGAYWTQQYTQAPGASQWASWESYNLTDNDFDRQFTLLYAGALYDYKYVKTMASAAGNWKFYAIAGLMQAYTFQVLADVYDKIPFSDALNGEGNLQPKYDDGPAVYEGILALIDDALSKDFTASTVKDPGTTDVIFGGNMAKWQQFANTLKLKIYLRYVNVDANKYATQIKALLDENNFLAEDAAFTSFKDQETGYNPFYNTFVSRLAGNVIANTTLMSWLTEHDDARRGGIYKASETGNAWTSLNTGDFQTTPGATIKNYATPNINSTYPVYFFTKEEVLFLVAEAEARYGTAAKAKAAFDAGVEASFKSFGLAGDAIVYPYNGIPSIIEQKWVAAANKRALEAFFDYNRTGYPANTFTKSKTSIWTNDDRPKRFFFPASERKSNSNTPSRVDLNVPVWWAKK
- a CDS encoding lipid-binding protein, with translation MKKSKIYLSGSLLILSLVFFSCQKKIEKEYSWAYPVAGDWTLKAHVGTDEVAGPFEVKIYNSSFGQDSIWIDDYNGNFYQIKFKAKVDMSNLTFQTGGSKNAISGYDIDVKVTDGKVINNDSLSFKVEFSDDPGTIFTVAGHRTTSYDEYMQN
- a CDS encoding BT_2262 family domain-containing protein: MNKKIRNILILLAVCVTMISSCKKDSKGVSFVTTYADIVLKSTSTIAWQIGEPFVDPGFTANEGETDLTQSVTVKSNVDVSKPGVYSVSYTVSNSDGFPSTVTRAVVVCETAAPLNGFYQSSIVRNGSTKRGPFAQLIYGIGNNRYHVQDLLGGWYDIGSAYGPAYAGAAIVELKNNNTFELISSEALGFSEGSAPIFTTPATYNPQTKTIAFTSMMADTPDYLFAVTMVNSGSINQ